From Alienimonas californiensis, a single genomic window includes:
- a CDS encoding molybdopterin-binding domain-containing protein, producing MVCRFAPTLFRPTGLALLTGLAVVAAGATSAPSALAQGGRESGGFDSTLPSIATGAEIRSQADLWVMQVDFKPMRLAALPVTDPDTGETARELVWYLVWRATNRPLQSPEKNTARTPQNRLDPPPAAPPFVPEFVLIAEDGGATQYRDVILPGALPVIENRELRGAFADVKLNTTVSASGDLPAGVAADAPPGEGAVYGVATWKGVDPTTDRFTVLLNGFSNGYRIVDGPDGQPVTERRTGVLKFWRPGDEIDEVETEFRLGVDPRGDVPSAAGVPHWEYLPDEAVDADGEGDVSPEAVEGVRAEAVGGFGEN from the coding sequence ATGGTCTGCCGCTTCGCCCCGACGCTTTTCCGGCCGACCGGGCTCGCCCTGCTGACGGGTCTCGCCGTGGTCGCGGCCGGCGCGACGTCCGCCCCCTCGGCCCTGGCGCAGGGGGGACGGGAGAGCGGCGGGTTCGACTCGACGCTGCCCTCGATCGCCACCGGGGCGGAGATCCGCTCCCAGGCGGATCTGTGGGTGATGCAGGTCGACTTCAAGCCGATGCGGCTCGCCGCCCTGCCGGTCACCGACCCGGACACCGGGGAGACGGCGCGGGAGCTGGTTTGGTATCTGGTCTGGCGGGCGACGAACCGGCCGCTGCAAAGCCCGGAGAAGAACACCGCCCGCACCCCGCAGAACCGACTGGACCCCCCGCCCGCGGCGCCGCCCTTCGTGCCGGAGTTCGTGCTGATCGCCGAGGACGGCGGCGCCACGCAGTACCGCGACGTGATCCTGCCCGGCGCGCTGCCGGTCATCGAGAACCGTGAGCTGCGCGGGGCCTTCGCGGACGTGAAGCTGAACACCACGGTCTCCGCCTCCGGCGATCTGCCCGCGGGCGTCGCCGCGGACGCCCCGCCCGGAGAAGGGGCGGTTTACGGCGTGGCCACCTGGAAGGGCGTCGATCCGACCACCGACCGCTTCACCGTGCTGCTGAACGGGTTCAGCAACGGCTACCGCATCGTGGACGGCCCGGACGGCCAGCCGGTGACGGAGCGCCGGACCGGCGTGCTGAAGTTCTGGCGCCCCGGCGACGAGATCGACGAGGTGGAGACCGAGTTCCGCCTGGGCGTGGACCCCCGCGGCGACGTTCCCTCCGCCGCCGGCGTGCCCCACTGGGAGTACCTGCCAGACGAAGCCGTCGACGCCGACGGCGAGGGAGACGTCTCCCCCGAGGCCGTCGAGGGCGTGCGGGCGGAGGCCGTCGGGGGCTTCGGCGAGAACTGA
- a CDS encoding DUF4058 family protein has translation MPSPFPGVDPFLEGHGLWREFHNAFIVAAQERILEALPEKYDCPMEVELFLRERSAEERIGVGRADWAVGQPRTTPNRPPEAGSGNAVGTVAPSMRSVLPPAVDEEYRNLLHITDRSGERLVCVVELLSPSNKSGGDRTQYLNKRRQIERSDAHLVEIDLLRGGRRLPIGDEVPLPFVVLVGRADERPEVDLWTFGLRDSLPVIPIPLADDDPPLPLPLAEVFDRTYDRGRYSRRAYRFAPDPPLSAEDAAWAAAVLTDAGVPLPPGFPPDQRPDDGRPSSAND, from the coding sequence ATGCCGTCGCCGTTCCCGGGCGTTGATCCTTTTCTGGAAGGGCATGGGCTCTGGCGGGAGTTTCACAACGCCTTCATCGTGGCTGCTCAGGAACGGATCCTTGAAGCGCTCCCGGAGAAGTACGACTGCCCGATGGAGGTCGAACTGTTCCTGCGGGAGCGATCCGCAGAGGAGCGAATCGGCGTTGGGCGAGCGGATTGGGCTGTCGGTCAGCCGCGAACGACGCCGAATCGGCCGCCGGAAGCGGGCTCCGGGAACGCTGTCGGAACGGTCGCGCCGTCGATGCGCTCCGTCCTGCCGCCCGCCGTCGACGAGGAGTACCGCAATTTACTTCACATCACTGATCGGTCGGGGGAGCGACTGGTCTGCGTCGTGGAGTTACTGAGCCCGAGCAACAAGTCGGGCGGCGATCGAACTCAGTACCTCAACAAGCGTCGACAGATCGAGCGAAGCGACGCGCACCTCGTCGAGATCGACTTGCTCCGGGGAGGACGGCGGCTTCCGATCGGCGATGAGGTGCCGCTTCCGTTCGTGGTCCTCGTCGGACGGGCTGACGAGCGTCCCGAGGTGGACCTTTGGACCTTCGGCCTGAGGGACTCGCTCCCGGTCATTCCGATCCCGTTGGCTGACGACGATCCGCCGCTGCCGCTCCCGCTCGCCGAGGTCTTTGACCGGACGTACGACCGCGGCCGGTACTCCCGCCGGGCCTACCGCTTCGCCCCCGATCCGCCGCTCTCCGCCGAAGACGCCGCGTGGGCCGCCGCGGTCCTCACGGACGCCGGCGTTCCCCTCCCCCCCGGTTTTCCCCCTGACCAACGCCCTGACGACGGACGGCCGTCCTCGGCGAACGACTGA
- a CDS encoding deoxyribonuclease IV yields the protein MPLFGSHLSVAGGFHNAADRAGELKLAAVQIFTKSNHQWAAKPLTEELTTRWTAAHAAAGLRFACSHASYLINFATPDPELREKSVAAMAIELERADALGLAGVVVHPGSHVKSGEDVGLAAAAAAIADVLERAAGGTCGLWLENTAGQGTNLGWNLSHLGAIVDAVPERLRGRLGVCFDTCHAFAAGYDLRDDAGYERAFEELDAAVGLDRLACLHVNDSKGGLGSRLDRHEHIGEGEIGDAGFRRLMTDPRWDDTAFILETPKKDRDGVPWDTLNVKRLQSLTR from the coding sequence ATGCCGCTGTTCGGTTCGCACCTCTCCGTCGCCGGCGGGTTCCACAACGCCGCCGATCGGGCGGGGGAACTGAAACTCGCCGCGGTGCAGATCTTCACCAAGAGCAACCATCAGTGGGCCGCCAAGCCGCTGACGGAGGAGCTGACGACGCGCTGGACCGCCGCCCACGCCGCCGCCGGCTTGCGGTTCGCCTGCTCGCACGCCAGTTACCTGATCAACTTCGCCACCCCCGACCCGGAACTGCGGGAGAAGAGCGTGGCGGCGATGGCGATCGAACTGGAGCGGGCCGACGCCCTCGGTTTGGCCGGCGTGGTGGTGCACCCCGGTAGCCATGTGAAAAGCGGTGAGGACGTCGGCCTCGCCGCCGCCGCGGCCGCGATCGCCGACGTGCTGGAGCGGGCGGCGGGCGGAACCTGCGGCCTGTGGCTGGAGAACACGGCCGGGCAGGGCACGAACCTCGGCTGGAACCTGTCGCACCTCGGGGCGATCGTCGACGCCGTGCCGGAGCGGCTGCGCGGGCGCTTGGGGGTCTGCTTCGACACCTGCCACGCCTTCGCCGCCGGTTACGACCTGCGGGACGACGCCGGCTACGAGCGGGCGTTCGAGGAGCTGGACGCCGCCGTCGGGCTCGACCGGCTGGCCTGTTTGCACGTGAACGACAGCAAGGGGGGCCTCGGCAGCCGGCTGGACCGGCACGAGCACATCGGCGAGGGAGAGATCGGCGACGCCGGCTTCCGCCGCCTGATGACCGACCCCCGCTGGGACGACACGGCGTTCATCCTGGAAACCCCCAAAAAGGACCGCGACGGCGTTCCGTGGGACACGCTCAATGTGAAACGGTTACAATCCCTCACCCGCTGA
- the glnA gene encoding type I glutamate--ammonia ligase: MASASDVLSFAKKHNAEFLDVKFCDLFGQWQHCSYPMDIIGEDEINEGFGFDGSSIRAWQPINNSDMLMVPDPSTVKMDPFFKRPTVTVIADIVDPVTKDLYSKDPRGVAKKGLAYLSQTGIADTCYIGPEPEFFVFDDVRFQSAQHQSFYQIDSSEAHWNSGRAEGTNLGHKVGPKAGYFPVAPIDSMGDLRAEMAKAMQAVGIVVEAHHHEVATAGQCEIDMKFAPLLTMADQFMWFKYIIRNVAKQHGKTATFMPKPVYGDNGSGMHTHISLWNGSETLMAGDGYAGLSELALHSIGGILKHGRALIALSNPTVNSFHRMVPGYEAPVTLALSQRNRSAALRIPMYSPSPKAKRVEFRCPDPLANGYLSFTALMMAMLDGIQNKIDPGEPLDRDIYDMTDEELATTRVAPKSLGEALEALEADHEFLLKGDVFTQDLIDSFIKYKRKHEIDPIRLRPHPYEFDLYYQA, from the coding sequence ATGGCCTCCGCGTCCGACGTCCTCTCCTTCGCAAAGAAGCACAACGCCGAGTTCCTCGACGTCAAGTTCTGCGACCTGTTCGGTCAGTGGCAGCACTGCTCCTACCCGATGGACATCATCGGCGAGGACGAGATCAACGAGGGCTTCGGGTTCGACGGCAGCTCGATCCGCGCCTGGCAGCCGATCAACAACTCGGACATGTTGATGGTGCCGGACCCCAGCACCGTCAAGATGGACCCGTTCTTCAAGCGGCCGACGGTCACCGTCATCGCCGACATCGTCGACCCGGTCACCAAGGACCTGTACTCGAAGGACCCCCGCGGCGTCGCCAAGAAGGGTCTGGCGTACCTCTCCCAGACCGGCATCGCGGACACCTGCTACATCGGCCCGGAGCCGGAGTTCTTCGTCTTCGACGACGTGCGCTTCCAGAGCGCCCAGCACCAGAGCTTCTATCAGATCGACAGCTCCGAGGCCCACTGGAACAGCGGTCGGGCCGAGGGGACGAATCTGGGGCACAAGGTCGGCCCCAAGGCCGGCTACTTCCCGGTCGCCCCGATCGACAGCATGGGCGACCTGCGGGCCGAGATGGCCAAGGCGATGCAGGCAGTCGGCATCGTGGTCGAGGCGCACCACCACGAGGTGGCGACCGCCGGCCAGTGCGAGATCGACATGAAGTTCGCCCCGCTGCTGACGATGGCGGACCAGTTCATGTGGTTCAAGTACATCATCCGCAACGTCGCCAAGCAGCACGGCAAGACCGCGACGTTCATGCCGAAGCCGGTGTACGGCGACAACGGCTCCGGGATGCACACCCACATCAGCCTGTGGAACGGCTCCGAGACGCTGATGGCCGGCGACGGCTACGCCGGGCTGAGCGAACTGGCCCTGCACTCCATCGGCGGCATCCTGAAGCACGGCCGGGCCCTGATCGCCCTGTCCAACCCGACCGTCAACAGCTTCCACCGGATGGTCCCCGGCTACGAAGCCCCGGTCACGCTTGCTCTGAGCCAGCGGAACCGCTCCGCGGCGCTGCGGATCCCGATGTACTCGCCCAGCCCCAAGGCGAAGCGGGTCGAGTTCCGCTGCCCCGACCCGCTGGCCAACGGCTACCTCTCCTTCACGGCCCTGATGATGGCCATGCTGGACGGCATCCAGAACAAGATCGATCCGGGCGAACCGCTCGACCGGGACATCTACGACATGACCGATGAGGAATTGGCCACCACCCGTGTCGCGCCCAAGAGCCTGGGCGAGGCGCTGGAGGCCCTCGAGGCCGATCACGAGTTCCTGCTCAAGGGCGACGTGTTCACCCAGGACCTGATCGACAGCTTCATCAAGTACAAGCGGAAGCACGAGATCGATCCGATCCGTCTCCGCCCCCACCCCTACGAGTTCGACCTCTACTACCAGGCCTAG
- a CDS encoding sulfatase-like hydrolase/transferase, which translates to MIAFGGLLAGRTDAAERPNIVFIFADDWGWGDLGCHGHPYLETPNLDRLASEGTDFYQFTVASGVCSPSRAAVVTGQFPARHSIHGHFATVASHRQRGMPDWLDPKATLLPKLLKDAGYATAHFGKWHLTNTMVEDAPLPTEYGFDVYGAFNCSGPQMPVFEDVGRSIEFVEKSHAEGKPFFLNLWIHEPHTPHYPKPEYLQQFSHLEDERDRIYAAVLAHADARVGRLLETLDRLELTDDTLVIFSSDNGPENSSGRRLTDDRSTGPGIGSFASVGTTGGHRGRKRSLLQGGIGVPFIARWPGRIAAGKTDDTTPLTAVDLLPTFCALGGAELPEGYEPDGVDQSGALLGKPYATREKPIFWQWSSASARGENWPALAVREGRWKLLLGKDAQQVELFRFPDDRLEEHNMQEERPGKVERLKTLLESWTSTLPREPNEDCFSAERGR; encoded by the coding sequence TTGATCGCGTTCGGGGGGCTGCTTGCGGGGCGGACGGACGCCGCCGAACGACCGAATATCGTCTTCATTTTCGCCGACGACTGGGGTTGGGGCGACCTGGGCTGCCATGGGCACCCTTATCTCGAGACGCCGAATCTGGACCGCCTCGCGTCGGAGGGGACGGACTTTTATCAGTTTACCGTCGCCAGCGGCGTCTGTTCGCCGAGCCGCGCGGCCGTGGTCACGGGTCAGTTCCCCGCCCGGCACAGCATCCACGGGCACTTCGCGACCGTCGCGTCTCATCGGCAACGCGGCATGCCGGATTGGCTCGATCCGAAGGCGACGCTGTTACCGAAATTGTTAAAGGACGCCGGCTACGCGACGGCCCATTTTGGCAAATGGCACCTGACGAATACCATGGTCGAGGACGCGCCGCTTCCGACCGAATACGGCTTCGACGTCTACGGAGCCTTTAATTGTTCCGGCCCGCAAATGCCGGTGTTCGAGGACGTGGGTCGGTCGATCGAGTTCGTCGAGAAGAGCCACGCCGAGGGGAAGCCGTTCTTTCTCAATCTGTGGATTCACGAACCGCACACGCCGCACTACCCGAAGCCGGAGTATCTACAACAGTTCTCGCATCTCGAGGACGAACGCGATCGGATTTACGCCGCCGTGCTGGCCCACGCCGACGCCCGCGTCGGGCGTCTGTTGGAGACGCTGGACCGTTTAGAACTCACCGACGACACGCTCGTCATCTTCAGTTCTGATAACGGACCGGAAAATTCCAGCGGCCGCCGACTCACGGACGACCGGTCCACGGGGCCGGGAATCGGCTCCTTCGCGTCGGTGGGCACGACGGGGGGCCACCGCGGTCGGAAACGTTCGCTCCTGCAGGGCGGCATCGGCGTGCCGTTCATCGCCCGCTGGCCCGGTCGCATCGCCGCCGGGAAGACTGACGACACGACGCCGCTCACGGCCGTCGACCTGCTGCCGACTTTCTGCGCGCTGGGCGGAGCGGAACTGCCGGAGGGGTATGAGCCCGACGGCGTCGATCAGTCTGGTGCGCTGCTCGGCAAGCCGTATGCGACTCGCGAGAAGCCGATTTTCTGGCAATGGAGCTCCGCGTCCGCCCGCGGCGAGAACTGGCCCGCACTGGCGGTTCGCGAGGGCCGCTGGAAGCTGCTTCTCGGGAAGGATGCGCAGCAGGTCGAACTGTTTCGCTTCCCGGACGACCGCCTTGAGGAGCACAACATGCAAGAGGAGCGACCGGGCAAGGTCGAGCGTTTGAAGACTCTGCTGGAGAGTTGGACCTCCACGCTGCCCCGCGAGCCGAACGAGGACTGCTTCTCGGCCGAACGGGGACGGTGA
- the purM gene encoding phosphoribosylformylglycinamidine cyclo-ligase — MTEPLSYKSAGVDLEKYAEGMAKLPDLLARTRRPGVMDLPGGFAGLFRLADVAQFKDPVLVSGTDGVGTKLKVAFAAGKYDTVGVDLVAMCANDVLCLGAEPLFFLDYIAVDRDDPDRLAALVAGVAEGCTRAGCALLGGETAIMPGVYREGEFDLAGFCVGVAERDRLVDGSKIAAGDRLIGLPSAGLHSNGYSLARKIAFEHAGLSIDTHVERLGRTVGEEFLEPTRIYARPIGELLGSDLRDAVHGLAHVTGGGLRENVERILPDGLALNVDEGSWEAPPVFDWLRDLGGVAEPEMRRVFNMGVGFVLIVAEDWAGGVIDRLEALGERPFPLGTVADGGGPAADA; from the coding sequence GTGACTGAACCGCTCTCCTACAAATCCGCCGGCGTCGACCTCGAGAAATACGCCGAGGGCATGGCGAAGTTGCCGGACCTGCTCGCCCGGACCCGCCGCCCCGGCGTGATGGACCTGCCGGGCGGGTTCGCCGGGCTGTTTCGCCTCGCGGATGTCGCGCAATTCAAAGACCCGGTGCTGGTCAGCGGCACGGACGGCGTGGGGACGAAGCTGAAGGTCGCCTTCGCCGCCGGCAAGTACGACACCGTCGGCGTCGATCTGGTGGCGATGTGCGCCAACGACGTGCTCTGCCTCGGGGCGGAGCCGCTGTTCTTTCTCGATTACATCGCCGTGGACCGGGACGACCCGGACCGCCTCGCGGCGCTGGTGGCCGGCGTCGCCGAGGGCTGCACGCGGGCCGGCTGCGCCCTGCTGGGCGGCGAAACGGCGATCATGCCGGGGGTCTATCGGGAGGGGGAATTCGACCTCGCCGGCTTCTGCGTGGGCGTCGCGGAGCGGGACCGCCTCGTCGACGGCTCCAAGATCGCCGCCGGCGACCGGCTGATCGGCCTGCCCTCCGCCGGGCTGCATTCCAACGGCTACAGCCTCGCCCGCAAGATCGCCTTCGAGCACGCCGGCCTCTCGATCGACACCCACGTCGAGCGACTGGGTCGCACGGTCGGCGAAGAGTTTCTCGAACCGACGCGCATCTACGCCCGGCCGATCGGCGAACTGCTCGGCAGCGACCTGCGCGACGCCGTGCACGGCCTGGCCCACGTCACCGGCGGGGGGCTGCGGGAGAACGTCGAACGCATCCTGCCGGACGGGCTGGCCCTGAACGTCGACGAGGGGTCCTGGGAGGCGCCGCCGGTCTTCGATTGGCTGCGGGACCTCGGCGGCGTGGCGGAGCCGGAGATGCGGCGGGTCTTCAATATGGGCGTCGGCTTCGTGCTGATCGTCGCCGAGGACTGGGCCGGGGGGGTGATCGACCGCCTCGAAGCCCTGGGGGAACGTCCGTTCCCACTGGGAACCGTCGCCGACGGCGGCGGCCCCGCGGCCGACGCCTAA
- a CDS encoding prenyltransferase/squalene oxidase repeat-containing protein — protein sequence MSVSASDGSAVLERGRAASRGPQAGSAPAAARPSKAAASKAAKQPAAAPSGVRSVLDEEPPARRSLVEYLGVWGFAVLVHVVVLLALSFIVMPSDVREQIFSILGEPSEEPDDAPIFEAVEMPELTEMEEPSEVTDVTSEVEAEVMSEMPLDMSDADPTMALDPEAAGATLNLDPGQITEGRSGAAKQALLEKYGGNAASEQAVATALKWIAEQQRPDGSWNFNDVGDEEAFDEMGKTEVRDAPTGATAAALLAFLGAGHTHTDDGPYKESVGKGINYLLQNVRVGPAGGDYRGGVKQSGMYIQGLAAIALAEAHGMTNDRRLRQAAEAGVNFIVSAQSPVDGGWRYTPAFERSTPEVSDTSVVGWQLMALKSAQAAKIRINKRAFLGVNTFLDLASHNDGAQYGYLPKTADGAGGSRPPMDAVGLLCRMYMGWDETDKRLEKGVELLAKRGPNRNDSYYGYYATQVLHHWGGKKWEEWNAVQRDQLVGTQEKSGKFAGSWKPGGSHNDKAGGRLWVTCLSVMTLEVYYRHLPLYERGDIKVEF from the coding sequence ATGTCTGTATCCGCCTCCGACGGCAGCGCCGTTCTCGAACGCGGCCGTGCGGCGTCCCGCGGTCCGCAGGCGGGCTCCGCCCCGGCGGCCGCTCGACCGTCCAAGGCGGCGGCGTCCAAGGCCGCGAAGCAGCCGGCCGCCGCGCCGTCGGGCGTCCGCAGCGTGCTGGACGAAGAGCCGCCGGCCCGGCGGTCGCTCGTGGAGTACCTCGGCGTCTGGGGCTTCGCGGTGCTGGTGCACGTCGTCGTGCTGCTGGCCCTGTCGTTCATCGTGATGCCCAGCGACGTGCGGGAGCAGATCTTCAGCATCCTCGGCGAGCCCTCCGAGGAACCGGACGACGCCCCGATTTTCGAGGCGGTCGAGATGCCGGAGCTCACCGAGATGGAGGAGCCCAGCGAGGTCACCGACGTGACCAGCGAAGTGGAGGCGGAGGTGATGTCCGAGATGCCGCTGGACATGAGCGACGCGGACCCCACGATGGCGCTCGACCCGGAGGCAGCGGGGGCGACATTGAACCTCGACCCCGGCCAGATCACCGAGGGTCGCAGCGGGGCGGCGAAGCAGGCCCTGCTGGAGAAGTACGGCGGGAACGCGGCGAGCGAGCAGGCCGTCGCCACCGCCCTGAAATGGATCGCCGAACAGCAGCGGCCGGACGGGAGCTGGAACTTCAACGACGTCGGCGACGAAGAGGCGTTCGACGAAATGGGCAAAACCGAGGTCCGCGACGCCCCCACCGGCGCCACCGCGGCGGCCCTGCTGGCCTTCCTCGGCGCCGGGCACACCCACACCGACGACGGGCCTTATAAGGAGAGCGTCGGCAAGGGAATTAATTACCTGCTGCAGAACGTGCGGGTCGGCCCGGCCGGCGGCGACTACCGCGGCGGCGTCAAGCAGAGCGGCATGTATATCCAGGGCCTCGCCGCGATCGCCCTGGCGGAAGCCCACGGCATGACCAACGACCGCCGGCTGCGGCAGGCCGCCGAGGCCGGGGTCAACTTCATCGTCAGCGCCCAGAGCCCCGTCGACGGCGGCTGGCGCTACACCCCCGCGTTCGAGCGCTCCACCCCGGAAGTCAGCGACACCAGCGTCGTCGGCTGGCAACTGATGGCCCTCAAAAGCGCTCAGGCCGCCAAAATTCGCATCAACAAGCGGGCGTTCCTCGGGGTCAACACCTTCCTGGACCTCGCCTCTCACAACGACGGCGCCCAGTACGGCTACCTGCCGAAGACTGCCGACGGCGCCGGCGGCTCCCGCCCCCCCATGGACGCGGTCGGCCTGCTGTGCCGGATGTACATGGGCTGGGACGAGACGGACAAGCGGCTGGAGAAGGGCGTCGAACTGCTCGCCAAGCGGGGACCGAACCGGAACGACAGCTACTACGGTTACTACGCCACCCAGGTGCTGCACCACTGGGGCGGTAAGAAGTGGGAGGAGTGGAACGCCGTCCAACGGGACCAGCTCGTGGGCACGCAGGAGAAGTCGGGCAAGTTCGCGGGCAGTTGGAAGCCGGGCGGCAGCCATAACGACAAAGCCGGCGGCCGGCTGTGGGTTACCTGCCTGTCGGTCATGACCCTGGAGGTCTACTACCGCCACCTGCCGCTGTACGAACGCGGCGACATTAAAGTCGAGTTCTGA
- a CDS encoding LbtU family siderophore porin, whose product MVRTHRRTSRRSALWGSTLLAGAAASLPGFGASAIAQESASTLPTWSPAPAATPVAAAAWPSVRDEAPARPIPGPAADPRLAPLAPAPAPQGYPPVHPSFAYPGPGPGPYLPPGTIYEGGTFADGSTYLPGPTYLPGSTYLPGPTYLPGPTYLPGPTFAGSPYAGSPYEQPCGCGPVCGPTCGSMLPQGLIAPPPLACEADLCGRLYGVEDDPIVDPLSAAFAVRLDTPTSAALLDFQNRQTDKQLILLGSIPSVVPRPILVPGAQLRLSGLYGRTNTPDKFGYLGRFPTEFNGSTAGDLRVLQANLAATAYFTPWATGYVETLFSDVFSFPSHNQGSFQVRQAYAVFGDVRTCPVYAYIGKKNLSFGDFSTLSPFTQAVPWHYFAALGEGAGVGFVKGGLHVVLTGIAGGRGIRTVDSETTGKVNNFAVNASYAGTIGELEYLFGGGYLDGTIYDAAVPEHINPTLFGPKNCVWDVNSTLHWRRLTLAGEYAQTARNWPVTDYEISAWKAESAYDVSALGRPLRLSTSYSVGKQAQTGEEWDRNAQLVLGAGWQLNPNALLSLEYVRSIGFAPLIGLTAPTVSDRDVRQNSLVLGVSLVL is encoded by the coding sequence GTGGTTCGCACTCATCGTCGGACCTCGCGTCGTTCGGCTCTCTGGGGTTCCACGCTGCTGGCGGGGGCGGCGGCGAGCCTGCCGGGTTTCGGGGCGTCCGCGATCGCCCAGGAGTCGGCCTCCACGTTGCCCACCTGGAGCCCCGCACCGGCGGCGACGCCCGTGGCCGCGGCGGCGTGGCCGTCCGTCCGCGATGAAGCCCCCGCCCGGCCGATTCCCGGTCCGGCGGCCGATCCGCGACTCGCCCCCCTCGCCCCGGCGCCCGCGCCGCAGGGATACCCGCCGGTTCACCCGTCCTTCGCCTACCCCGGCCCCGGCCCCGGGCCCTACCTCCCGCCCGGCACTATTTACGAAGGTGGGACGTTCGCCGACGGCTCGACCTACCTGCCCGGCCCGACCTACCTGCCCGGCTCGACCTACCTGCCCGGCCCGACCTACCTGCCCGGCCCGACCTACCTGCCCGGCCCGACGTTCGCCGGTTCTCCCTACGCCGGTTCGCCCTACGAACAACCCTGCGGGTGCGGGCCGGTCTGCGGGCCGACCTGCGGCTCGATGCTGCCCCAGGGCCTGATCGCCCCGCCGCCGCTGGCCTGCGAGGCGGACCTCTGCGGGCGGCTCTACGGCGTGGAGGACGACCCGATCGTCGACCCGCTCTCCGCCGCGTTCGCGGTGCGGCTGGACACCCCCACCTCGGCCGCCCTGCTGGACTTCCAGAACCGGCAGACGGACAAGCAGCTCATCCTGCTCGGCTCGATCCCTTCCGTCGTGCCGCGGCCGATCCTGGTGCCGGGCGCCCAGCTGCGGCTGTCGGGCCTCTACGGACGGACCAACACCCCCGATAAGTTCGGCTATCTCGGCCGGTTCCCGACGGAGTTCAACGGCAGCACCGCCGGCGACCTGAGGGTCCTTCAGGCGAATCTCGCCGCGACCGCCTACTTCACCCCCTGGGCGACCGGGTACGTGGAGACGCTGTTCAGCGACGTGTTCAGCTTCCCCTCGCACAATCAGGGCAGCTTCCAGGTCCGGCAGGCGTATGCGGTGTTCGGCGACGTCCGCACCTGCCCGGTCTACGCCTACATCGGCAAGAAGAACCTCAGCTTCGGCGACTTCAGCACGCTCTCGCCGTTCACTCAGGCGGTGCCCTGGCACTACTTCGCCGCGTTGGGCGAAGGGGCCGGCGTGGGCTTCGTCAAAGGCGGCCTGCACGTCGTGCTGACCGGCATCGCCGGCGGGCGGGGCATCCGCACCGTCGACAGCGAGACCACCGGCAAGGTCAACAATTTCGCGGTGAACGCCTCCTACGCCGGGACGATCGGCGAGCTCGAATACCTGTTCGGCGGTGGCTACCTGGACGGCACCATCTACGACGCCGCCGTCCCGGAGCACATCAACCCGACGCTGTTCGGCCCGAAAAACTGCGTTTGGGACGTGAACAGCACGCTGCATTGGCGCCGGCTGACTTTGGCGGGCGAGTATGCCCAGACCGCCCGGAACTGGCCGGTCACGGACTACGAGATCTCCGCGTGGAAGGCGGAGTCCGCGTACGACGTCTCCGCCCTCGGCCGTCCGCTGCGGCTCTCGACCAGCTACAGCGTGGGCAAGCAGGCCCAGACCGGCGAGGAGTGGGACCGCAACGCCCAACTCGTGCTGGGCGCCGGCTGGCAACTCAATCCGAACGCCCTGCTGAGCCTCGAATACGTTCGCAGCATCGGTTTCGCCCCGCTGATCGGCCTGACGGCCCCGACCGTGAGCGACCGGGACGTACGGCAGAACTCCTTGGTCCTGGGCGTCTCGCTCGTCCTGTAA